In Topomyia yanbarensis strain Yona2022 chromosome 2, ASM3024719v1, whole genome shotgun sequence, one DNA window encodes the following:
- the LOC131679488 gene encoding zinc finger protein 582-like, with the protein MVHESLNPHVCEECSEQFKNYHGLCKHRQIVHLNKSLPTVRFKPYHLICKLCKRPHRKSNELIEHIRQDHSNETYPYVQCPVCPKTFLSTQHLSCHKEIHTDKYTCTYCGARNATIHRLQTHVKNHHNEERRYDYPICNSKLYKSASVLPTHVLTHSRGQQCRCDIFRKDFMRKDQLSIHRR; encoded by the coding sequence ATGGTGCACGAAAGTTTAAATCCTCACGTTTGTGAGGAATGTAGTGAACAATTCAAAAACTATCACGGTCTTTGCAAGCATCGTCAGATTGTTCATTTAAACAAATCTCTGCCAACGGTACGGTTTAAGCCGTATCACTTGATCTGTAAGCTCTGTAAGCGACCTCACAGAAAATCTAATGAACTGATTGAACATATTCGACAGGACCACTCTAATGAAACGTATCCATACGTACAGTGTCCGGTTTGTCCAAAAACCTTTTTGTCTACGCAACATCTGAGTTGCCATAAAGAGATTCATACGGACAAGTACACCTGTACGTACTGCGGCGCGCGCAATGCGACAATTCACCGGCTGCAAACCCACGTCAAAAATCATCACAATGAAGAGCGTAGGTATGACTATCCCATCTGCAACAGTAAATTGTACAAATCGGCATCCGTCCTGCCAACGCACGTGCTCACCCATAGCCGCGGGCAGCAATGCCGGTGCGATATATTTCGGAAAGATTTTATGCGAAAGGATCAGTTGAGCATACATCGCCGGTGA